A region from the Corticium candelabrum chromosome 14, ooCorCand1.1, whole genome shotgun sequence genome encodes:
- the LOC134190272 gene encoding leucine-rich repeat serine/threonine-protein kinase 1-like isoform X2: MAWLGFKEDGDGMIAVMVLIPSKCLATLQFKLDRDNDRTLEEIGIVSVVVVVGAKMKPRFEPTRLRSGNLDVLELPRVKGLVRKITDGNTVTLSEIASAAGQDVPIRVFTFLLAHATNCHNAVAVDDLAHIVCLRKKAGQSVFDILQTMKTPISLKLLSNAYIAGREKLVRALVHLKFVLHPAVESYTVLLATVCQNKDYPLSLFRFLLKSEETIEEPFQDCSRDDVYQKCVTYCCINERDDLAAVLLKRGATVAAETLRCYSSCVGRAMKHIGCHLYAILTPKCLVRCAELSWQSRRLTQIYNDWLSRDNLAAFLTKLDISDNGLGSIPSSILDGTLTRLEEVDCSQNSLTSLYHDVDEPYQRTYTYKLKVFNASRNQLKRLPLRLFQIPSLEILNVSRNSLTSLPGPDQFLETSSDSGSLELAEPRWLCTWLKELNVAHNALTQLPESFGNVLQLRKLNLSNNKLNSIAQSLCKARFLEHIDLSVNCLGAASIEANLNYLPDSVQILKLCGNDFSFMPMAVLKMMGLRRLYVAKNCISHLPYPQQWHLPHLEVLDLHDNKLDCGEGTILLPESFGKTLTYLDISHNQLTKFPRTILGLKRLICVKLEGNPKITELPKEIPTLKRLFELKIDDMLTAVQKFDETFRSDSPTIHYSRVKKIIRDIYYDYGVYCGVKVAISGSEVARANVLQELTVKNYSDAAERRVVYSLVSSSDTLKTFRPRLFRRHSRNVKTDITTTFKLWSIPDNCSFIVLQQVFFSENTIHLLVWDDSDGPSGLDLIEDTLKLIRGSKYSVRTAVVVLKSGQLTYTSDIQQRIASLGDKIGLAAITVDCHRRRHSNSTFLRDHIFSTAVELANISESAMGENSCAVPASFRHAARTLFSKNSETTEASVCSRKFVENHMFPNGFSDPDDFDEAMRFLMRIGSLLHYEDTPRNLYQYFFLNMDIVSRVLVAVTSGGSSHLSSGVSHTRHIYAIFTKLSISAADGDALFALLIKLSVVVPLDCCRCLLPFRLPRQKPGLNLSLSQYLIPIQSEQSDVPIQSDVDTDLMPDARATYVRRLYSITSLPPCFWGQFVSALLVQIQPLLDSLHDGDGDHNHDQHQAKTDAVFWAGGIVALYDEGCFIVNVVESDLSEETGSMEGGKLCMKNGLDIVVFDRRRRFAVLGLICSHVERLLQEWIDTSDDDHAYTSVEETVLSIKRLIPYPPFDLSSNHSVDERLNDLIFEHAIPQHATLESVEDCAQAIVEGSILTVGNTKTAVDVSHLVPDLTLSSIPPNERLDDRDVKIEVTPEGNLGSGGFANVFLGYVDDDQAAFKIFATIVTPPIFDEIQLETKEEIISRGPKRGSRHSSKRKQVKVKKVASLSQLKMNKSFVVASIGNAAVSEEEVKAAVRPPTPRLDPHQCFKHLRDLLQEVAVMKQLQHKHIVQFKGVLFDPYLCLVMEFAPGGNLASLINERRDEIGSLSDLLNGVHYSGIAHDGIMGRELTHRIAFQIALGLEYLHSKSICHLDMKPENVLVWSDSVTAPVNVKITDYGIALNMTTVGVRNVRGTIGYQAPEQLLLKNRTSQSFDLRVDVFAYGMMIYYLLTGVHPFEEDIIKRDRVEQNVRQNDRPSLPTGQSLIRLQSLIARCWQYWPSERPSPCEIVSEMCEASFHLQCDDLAVNGKHHILATALMTEELVRQHSDSIESLGARFPLRSPLVRHRSWTCGQVPSPRSRRSPRSRNRPTSLVSEDNVRPALSLAGRQLSLPTTITKPFSRPFLTETLSEFDEKKENFLRSPSPTSPRSRTPTPQDVSGESKRSSKDYQEYQEYQEYQEYQEDEATPGEFSSGEESDLSSEDEIAETLFSFALCITSDSLLVADPLISRFLCKQTTNKLISGDVSAVLFLHNRLWIGFQSKEIQVFECVNGEITEGIKHQSFTCNDVVQDFQYQIFPDSKEAKVFALLSNGQIVVVKGHKHATAHARTPRLLHEWGRDAFYQWDQPEVRTVGNIGFEREDAAKVTSCIVLPRLGELWFCQGNSIIAVDTIKSPEQLIEIDGSPADGITVTDITMIKHAVLVKDSVWCSGDASCRTLCEIQVPPVTQKASFKHQCWKLDQLISSILGCSKSTGRAGYVYNRRSLMSNTNHHNPQSIQCLAAVNDTVWVACNDGSILVVCKDDDDTVRVLATLQCRPTLDHAVAKTGEKPPSITITNMHQVGNRVLVYHKTHPVSKQGAEKMVIAGVFEAVDSSQLKNITSYYNIDSA; encoded by the exons ATGGCCTGGCTTGGCTTCAAGGAGGATGGAGATGGGATGATAGCTGTTATGGTGTTGATACCAAGCAAGTGCTTAGCTACTCTGCAATTCAAACTGGATAGGGATAACGACAGAACACTGGAAGAAATAGGGATTGtgagtgttgttgttgttgtgggagCTAAGATGAAGCCAAGGTTTG AACCCACGAGATTGAGATCCGGTAACCTAGATGTTTTAGAATTGCCTCGAGTGAAGG GCTTAGTGAGAAAAATCACTGATGGCAACACAGTTACACTATCAGAAATAGCCAGTGCAGCAGGGCAAGACGTTCCTATTCGTGTCTTTACTTTCCTACTGGCACATGCAACCAATTGCCACAACGCTGTGGCAGTAGATGATTTAGCACACATTGTCTGTTTGAGAAAAAAGGCAGGACAGTCTGTGTTTGACATTctacaaacaatgaaaacaCCAATAAGTTTGAAGCTGCTATCCAATGCCTACATTGCTGGTAGAGAGAAGCTTGTCCGCGCTCTTGTTCACCTAAAATTTGTTCTTCATCCTGCTGTTGAGTCATACACTGTCCTGCTTGCTACAGTGTGTCAGAATAAGGATTATCCACTGAGTCTATTTCGGTTCCTACTGAAAAGTGAGGAGACAATTGAAGAACCTTTTCAAGACTGCAGTAGGGATGATGTGTATCAGAAATGTGTCACATATTGCTGTATCAACGAGCGTGATGATCTTGCTGCGGTCCTACTGAAACGAGGAGCAACGGTAGCAGCAGAGACGTTGAGATGTTACTCCTCGTGTGTTGGTCGTGCAATGAAGCACATTGGTTGCCACTTGTATGCCATTCTGACTCCGAAATGCCTCGTTAGGTGTGCCGAGCTCTCTTGGCAAAGTCGTCGTCTCACCCAGATTTATAATGATTGGCTTAGTCGAGACAATCTTGCAGCTTTTCTGACAAAGCTGGACATATCAGACAACGGTCTTGGCTCCATTCCATCGAGCATACTGGACGGTACACTGACACGTCTGGAAGAGGTCGATTGCTCTCAGAATAGTCTCACATCCTTGTATCATGATGTGGACGAACCTTATCAACGCACGTACACGTACAA GTTGAAGGTGTTCAACGCGTCAAGGAATCAACTGAAAAGGTTGCCACTTCGTCTGTTTCAGATCCCCTCTCTTGAGATCCTCAACGTTTCTCGAAACTCTTTGACAAGTCTCCCCGGTCCTGACCAGTTTCTAGAGACATCAAGCGATAGCGGTTCTCTTGAACTTGCAGAGCCCCGTTGGCTGTGTACATGGCTAAAAGAATTAAACGTAGCACACAATGCTCTTACTCAATTGCCTGAATCTTTTGGGAACGTTTTGCAGCTACGAAAACTGAACTTGTCGAACAACAAACTGAACAGTATAGCTCAGTCGCTCTGTAAAGCACGCTTCCTGGAGCATATAGATTTGAGTGTCAATTGTCTTGGTGCAGCTAGTATTGAAGCCAACTTGAATTACCTTCCTGATTCTGTTCAGATATTGAAATTATGTGGCAATGACTTCAGTTTTATGCCTATGGCTGTGCTCAAAATGATGGGCTTGCGACGACTCTACGTCGCTAAGAACTGCATAAGCCACCTGCCATACCCACAACAGTGGCACCTTCCACATCTGGAGGTACTCGATCTACATGATAATAAGCTGGATTGTGGTGAAGGCACAATTTTACTACCCGAATCATTCGGCAAAACTCTTACTTACCTTGATATCAGCCACAACCAGCTGACAAAGTTTCCCAGAACTATTTTAGGGCTCAAGAGACTTATTTGTGTCAAATTGGAAGG CAATCCAAAGATAACTGAATTGCCCAAAGAAATTCCGACTCTCAAGAGACTGTTTGAGTTGAAGATTGATGACATGCTGACAGCTGTCCAAAAATTCGATGAGACGTTTCGTTCTG ACTCTCCCACAATTCACTACAGCAGAGTGAAGAAGATTATCAGAGACATCTATTATGACTATGGAGTCTATTGTGGAGTCAAGGTAGCCATAAGTGGCAGTGAG GTTGCGCGAGCTAATGTATTGCAAGAGCTGACGGTTAAAAATTATTCTGATGCAGCAGAACGGCGCGTGGTATACAGTCTGGTGTCTAGCAGTGACACGTTGAAGACCTTTAGGCCCAGACTCTTTAGACGACACAGCAGGAATGTGAAG ACTGATATCACTACAACTTTCAAGTTGTGGAGCATACCTG ATAATTGCAGCTTCATTGTGCTGCAGCAGGTTTTCTTCTCCGAAAACACGATTCACTTGTTGGTGTGGGATGATAGTGACGGTCCGTCGGGGCTGGATTTGATAGAAGACACACTCAAATTGATCAGA GGAAGCAAGTATTCAGTTCGTACAGCTGTGGTTGTATTGAAGTCGGGACAACTCACGTACACGTCCGATATCCAACAACGAATTGCTTCTCTGGGAGACAAAATCGGTCTCGCTGCCATCACTGTCGACTGCCACCGACGACGTCACAGTAATTCGACTTTTCTTCGAGATCACATCTTCTCGACTGCAGTAGAATTGGCAAATATTAGTGAGAGTGCAATGGGAGAAAACAGCTGCGCG GTTCCCGCGAGTTTCCGTCACGCAGCAAGAACGCTGTTCAGCAAGAACAGCGAAACAACCGAAGCGTCCGTTTGTTCCCGCAAGTTTGTTGAAAATCACATGTTCCCGAACGGCTTCAGCGACCCGGACGATTTCGACGAAG CGATGAGGTTTTTGATGAGGATCGGTTCTCTGCTCCACTATGAAGACACACCTCGTAATCTCTACCAATACTTCTTTCTCAACATGGATATTGTATCGCGCGTACTGGTGGCTGTAACGAGCGGTGGTTCATCTCACTTGTCGTCCGGTGTTTCCCACACTCGTCACATCTACGCCATCTTCACAAAACTCTCCATCTCGGCGGCCGACGGTGATGCCCTCTTTGCTCTCCTCATCAAGCTCAGCGTCGTCGTGCCACTCGATTGTTGTCGTTGTCTCTTGCCGTTTCGCTTACCTCGTCAGAAACCAGGCCTCAATTTGTCACTGTCTCAGTACCTCATTCCTATACAATCCGAACAATCTGATGTCCCTATACAATCTGATGTCGATACCGATTTGATGCCGGATGCTCGTGCTACCTATGTCCGTCGTCTCTACTCTATTACCAGCTTACCGCCTTGCTTTTGGGGTCAATTTGTGAGCGCGCTGCTCGTCCAGATCCAGCCGTTGCTTGATTCGTTGCATGACGGAGACGGTGATCATAATCACGATCAGCATCAAGCAAAGACCGATGCGGTGTTTTGGGCTGGAGGTATTGTGGCGTTGTACGACGAGGGATGCTTCATTGTCAACGTGGTCGAGAGTGATTTGAGTGAGGAGACGGGTTCGATGGAAGGAGGCAAGTTATGTATGAAGAACGGACTCGATATCGTCGTGTTCGACCGTCGCCGTCGATTCGCAGTATTAGGTCTCATCTGTAGTCACGTAGAGAGACTTCTACAAGAGTGGATCGACACCAGTG ATGATGATCATGCTTATACATCCGTTGAAGAGACGGTCTTGTCTATCAAGAGGCTCATTCCATATCCACCGTTTGATCTGTCCAGCAACCATTCTGTCGACGAACGTCTCAATGATCTCATTTTCGAGCACGCGATACCGCAGCATGCGACACTCGAGAGCGTCGAAGATTGCGCACAGGCGATCGTCGAGGGTTCAATCCTCACCGTCGGCAATACAAAAACTGCCGTCGACGTCTCGCATTTGGTACCCGACCTCACACTCTCGAGCATACCGCCAAACGAACGTCTCGACGACAGAGACGTTAAGATCGAGGTGACACCGGAAGGAAACTTGGGCAGTGGCGGATTTGCTAACGTTTTTCTCGGCTACGTCGACGACGACCAGGCTGCATTCAAGATCTTTGCCACCATAGTCACACCTCCTATATTCGACGAAATCCAATTGGAAACAAAAGAGGAAATCATCAGTCGCGGACCCAAAAGAGGCAGTCGACACTCATCAAAGAGAAAGCAAGTCAAAGTCAAGAAGGTGGCGAGTTTGAGTCAACTGAAGATGAACAAGTCGTTTGTCGTAGCGAGTATAGGAAACGCAGCAGTCAGTGAGGAAGAAGTGAAGGCGGCCGTTCGTCCTCCTACACCTCGACTCGATCCCCATCAGTGTTTCAAGCATCTGCGCGATTTATTACAAGAAGTGGCGGTCATGAAGCAGTTGCAGCATAAGCATATTGTCCAGTTCAAGGGTGTTCTCTTCGATCCGTATCTGTGTCTCGTCATGGAGTTCGCTCCCGGCGGCAATCTGGCGTCGCTCATCAACGAGCGAAGAGACGAGATCGGATCGCTCTCCGATCTACTCAACGGAGTCCATTACTCCGGTATCGCACATGATGGCATCATGGGTCGAGAATTGACGCACAGAATAGCTTTCCAA ATTGCGCTGGGACTCGAATATCTTCACAGTAAGTCAATATGTCATCTCGATATGAAGCCGGAAAACGTGTTGGTGTGGTCCGATTCGGTGACGGCTCCCGTCAATGTCAAAATCACGGATTACGGCATCGCTCTCAACATGACGACCGTCGGAGTTAGGAATGTGCGTGGAACGATCGGATATCAAGCGCCCGAGCAATTATTGTTGAAGAATCGCACAAGCCAGTCGTTTGACTTGCGG GTGGATGTATTTGCGTACGGTATGATGATATATTACTTGCTGACCGGCGTTCATCCGTTTGAAGAAGACATAATCAAGCGCGACAGAGTCGAGCAAAACGTCAGACAGAACGACCGTCCGTCTCTGCCCACCGGTCAGTCtttgattcgtttgcagtcTCTTATCGCTCGCTGCTGGCAATATTGGCCGAGCGAGAGACCGTCCCCTTGTGAGATAGTTTCCGAAATGTGTGAGGCGTCGTTCCATCTGCAGTGCGATGATCTTGCGGTAAACGGCAAGCATCACATCTTGGCAACCGCGTTGATGACGGAAGAGCTCGTGCGTCAACACAGCGATAGCATCGAGTCTTTAGGGGCCCGTTTTCCTCTGCGCAGTCCTCTTGTCCGTCACCGCTCGTGGACGTGCGGTCAAGTGCCTTCTCCTAGATCGAGAAGAAGCCCTCGGTCACGCAATAGACCAACGAGTTTGGTAAGTGAAGATAATGTGCGGCCAGCGTTGTCGCTAGCTGGCAGACAGTTGAGCCTCCCAACAACCATTACCAAGCCGTTTTCACGTCCTTTCCTCACGGAAACGCTTTCGGAATTCGAcgaaaagaaagaaaatttCCTTCGTTCTCCCTCACCAACGTCTCCTCGTTCACGTACTCCTACTCCACAAGACGTTTCTGGTGAAAGCAAGAGATCTTCGAAAGATTATCAAGAATATCAAGAATATCAAGAATATCAAGAATATCAAGAGGATGAGGCAACACCGGGAGAATTCAGTTCTGGAGAAGAGTCCGACTTGTCATCGGAAGACGAAATAGCGGAGACGCTTTTCTCGTTCGCACTTTGCATCACTTCAGATTCTCTTTTGGTAGCCGACCCGCTTATCAGCCGCTTTCTGTGTAAGCAGACGAccaataaattgatatcaggTGATGTGTCTGCAGTCTTGTTTCTACACAATAGACTATGGATTGGATTTCAATCCAAAGAAATTCAGGTGTTCGAGTGCGTCAACGGTGAAATCACCGAGGGAATCAAACATCAATCATTTACCTGTAACGACGTTGTACAAGATTTCCAGTATCAAATCTTCCCTGATAGCAAAGAAGCCAAAGTTTTCGCGCTGCTATCAAACGGTCAAATAGTTGTCGTAAAGGGACACAAACACGCCACCGCTCATGCCCGGACTCCGAGGCTGTTACACGAATGGGGCAGAGATGCTTTCTATCAATGGGATCAACCGGAAGTGAGAACTGTAGGCAACATTGGTTTCGAAAGAGAAGATGCAGCCAAAGTCACGTCGTGTATTGTACTTCCAAGGCTTGGAGAACTATGGTTCTGTCAAGGAAACAGCATTATAGCAGTCGATACTATCAAGAGCCCGGAGCAGTTAATCGAAATCGATGGCTCACCTGCAGACGGCATCACTGTGACGGATATCACAATGATCAAACACGCCGTCCTTGTAAAAGATTCCGTGTGGTGCAGTGGTGACGCAAGCTGCCGTACTCTCTGCGAAATACAAGTGCCACCCGTAACTCAAAAGGCAAGCTTCAAGCATCAATGTTGGAAACTAGACCAACTCATTTCTAGTATACTCGGATGCTCTAAATCGACAGGCCGTGCAGGATATGTCTACAACAGACGAAGTCTGATGAGCAACACGAACCATCACAATCCTCAATCGATTCAATGTTTAGCAGCGGTCAACGACACCGTGTGGGTAGCATGCAACGACGGTTCTATCCTCGTTGTTTGCAAAGATGACGACGACACGGTCCGCGTCCTGGCGACGCTGCAATGTCGTCCAACTCTCGACCATGCCGTTGCAAAAACGGGAGAAAAACCGCCATcgataacaataacaaacatgcATCAAGTTGGCAACCGAGTTTTAGTCTATCACAAAACGCATCCGGTCAGTAAACAAGGTGCAGAGAAGATGGTCATAGCAGGAGTGTTCGAGGCAGTCGACAGCTCGCAGCTTAAGAACATAACGTCATACTATAATATAGACAGCGCCTAA